A genomic window from Variovorax paradoxus includes:
- a CDS encoding AraC family transcriptional regulator, whose amino-acid sequence MQTPPDHRSQVFGTPWEGVHGTAMDSARHYGRHWHSTYGVGLLDHGAQSSASGRGKVDAYAGDLITTNPGEVHDGRPLGGPSRRWRMVYFDVSVMAGMLGGAAMDGSVEFTRPVLKDLRLVQTLRRLFTHLDDWRNRAASTSASAEALACEESLVEVCGLLLGGHSTAVPQPEIDGDVRLVRERIADDLLAAPTLDELAAMAGLGKFQLLRRFQKAYGVPPHAWLLLQRAERARALIRRGTSLADTAAASGFADQSHMTRIFTRHFGFTPGAWQRA is encoded by the coding sequence ATGCAGACGCCGCCGGACCATCGCTCGCAGGTTTTCGGAACGCCCTGGGAGGGCGTCCATGGCACCGCGATGGACAGTGCCCGCCACTACGGCCGGCACTGGCATTCGACCTACGGCGTCGGCCTGCTCGACCATGGCGCGCAAAGCTCGGCCAGCGGTCGCGGCAAGGTCGATGCCTATGCCGGCGACCTGATCACCACCAACCCTGGCGAAGTGCACGACGGCCGACCGCTCGGCGGCCCGTCGCGGCGTTGGCGCATGGTGTATTTCGATGTGTCAGTGATGGCGGGCATGCTGGGCGGCGCTGCGATGGACGGCAGCGTTGAATTCACACGGCCCGTGCTCAAGGACTTGCGGCTGGTCCAAACACTGCGCCGTCTGTTCACCCATCTCGACGATTGGCGTAACCGCGCCGCGAGCACCTCTGCAAGCGCCGAAGCCCTCGCCTGCGAAGAGTCGCTGGTCGAAGTCTGCGGCCTGCTGCTTGGAGGCCATTCCACCGCCGTGCCGCAGCCCGAGATCGACGGCGACGTGCGGCTGGTGCGCGAGCGCATCGCCGACGACCTGCTCGCTGCGCCCACGCTCGACGAACTCGCCGCGATGGCCGGCCTCGGCAAGTTCCAGCTGCTGCGTCGTTTCCAGAAGGCCTACGGCGTGCCGCCCCACGCATGGCTGTTGCTGCAGCGTGCCGAACGCGCACGCGCCTTGATCCGCCGCGGCACGAGCCTCGCGGACACCGCCGCTGCAAGCGGCTTCGCGGACCAGAGCCACATGACGCGCATCTTCACGCGCCACTTCGGTTTCACGCCCGGCGCCTGGCAGCGGGCGTAG
- a CDS encoding fumarylacetoacetate hydrolase family protein encodes MKLVRYGNPGKEKPGLIDDKGQLRDLSAVVKDIGPEQLGDAAIAKLRKQKIDKLPLVKGKPRFGSPVANVGKFIAIGLNYADHAAESGLPVPKEPVVFTKANSCIQGPNDPVMLPKGSVKTDWEVELGVVIGTRARYVSQKSALDYVAGYCTINDISEREYQIERGGTWDKGKGCDTFGPLGPWLVTRDEIENPQKLSMWLDLNGQRVQTGSTKTMIFSVAKIVSYVSQFMTLMPGDVITTGTPPGVGMGMKPPLFLKKGDVMTLGIEGLGEQRQEVIPFKL; translated from the coding sequence ATGAAACTCGTCCGCTATGGCAACCCCGGCAAGGAAAAGCCCGGCCTCATCGACGACAAGGGCCAGCTGCGCGACCTGAGCGCCGTCGTCAAGGACATCGGCCCCGAGCAACTGGGCGATGCTGCCATTGCCAAGCTGCGCAAGCAGAAGATCGACAAGCTGCCGCTGGTCAAGGGCAAGCCGCGCTTCGGCAGCCCCGTGGCCAACGTCGGCAAGTTCATCGCCATCGGCCTGAACTATGCGGACCACGCGGCCGAATCCGGCCTGCCGGTGCCCAAGGAGCCCGTGGTGTTCACCAAGGCCAACAGCTGCATCCAGGGCCCGAACGATCCGGTGATGCTGCCCAAGGGCTCGGTCAAGACCGACTGGGAAGTCGAGCTCGGCGTGGTCATCGGCACGCGCGCACGCTACGTGTCGCAAAAGAGCGCGCTCGACTACGTGGCCGGCTACTGCACCATCAACGACATCAGCGAGCGCGAATACCAGATCGAGCGCGGCGGCACCTGGGACAAGGGCAAGGGCTGCGACACCTTCGGCCCGCTCGGCCCCTGGCTGGTGACGCGCGACGAAATCGAGAATCCGCAGAAGCTCTCGATGTGGCTCGACCTGAACGGCCAGCGCGTGCAGACCGGCAGCACCAAGACCATGATCTTCAGCGTGGCCAAGATCGTGAGCTACGTGAGCCAGTTCATGACGCTGATGCCCGGCGATGTCATCACCACCGGCACGCCGCCCGGCGTGGGCATGGGCATGAAGCCGCCGCTGTTCCTCAAGAAGGGCGACGTGATGACGCTGGGCATCGAAGGCCTGGGCGAGCAGCGCCAGGAAGTGATTCCGTTCAAGCTCTGA
- a CDS encoding SDR family NAD(P)-dependent oxidoreductase, translating to MNQLDFKGRHAVVTGGATGLGFGIAQRLVASGGSVTLWDRDEDAAAKAAESLGEKAFALKVDVSQQPSVAKAVAATLAHAPRIDALINSAGITGPNTKLWDYPVDDWRQVMDVNVNGVFLCCREVVVQMRKQGTGGSGGYGRIVNIASVAGKDGNPNASAYSASKAAVIGLTKSLGKELADTGIRVNCVTPAAVKTAIFDQMTPEHIAFMLSKIPMGRFGTVEEVAAMVGWLCTEDCSFSTGAVFDLSGGRSTY from the coding sequence ATGAACCAGCTCGACTTCAAGGGCCGCCACGCGGTCGTCACCGGCGGCGCCACGGGGCTCGGCTTCGGCATTGCGCAGCGGCTCGTGGCCTCGGGCGGCAGCGTCACGCTGTGGGACCGCGATGAAGACGCCGCCGCGAAGGCGGCAGAGTCACTCGGCGAGAAGGCCTTTGCACTGAAGGTCGACGTGTCGCAGCAGCCCTCTGTCGCCAAGGCCGTGGCCGCGACGCTGGCGCACGCGCCGCGCATCGACGCGCTGATCAACAGCGCCGGCATCACAGGCCCCAACACCAAGCTGTGGGACTACCCCGTGGACGACTGGCGCCAGGTGATGGACGTCAACGTCAACGGCGTGTTCCTGTGCTGCCGCGAGGTGGTTGTGCAGATGCGCAAGCAGGGCACCGGCGGTAGCGGTGGCTATGGCCGCATCGTCAACATCGCCTCGGTGGCCGGCAAGGACGGCAACCCCAACGCCAGCGCCTACAGCGCGAGCAAGGCGGCCGTCATCGGCTTGACCAAGTCGCTCGGCAAGGAACTGGCCGACACCGGCATCCGCGTGAACTGCGTGACGCCCGCGGCGGTGAAGACGGCCATCTTCGACCAGATGACGCCCGAGCACATCGCCTTCATGCTCTCGAAGATTCCCATGGGCCGCTTCGGCACGGTGGAGGAGGTGGCTGCGATGGTCGGCTGGCTCTGCACCGAAGATTGTTCGTTCTCTACCGGCGCTGTGTTCGACCTCTCCGGTGGCCGCTCCACGTACTGA
- a CDS encoding SDR family oxidoreductase, with protein MRLQGKTALVTAAGQGIGYASVLAMAAEGAQVWATDVNEKLLERYAGVPNVTALKLDVLDKAAIGAVVAKLPALDVLFNCAGVVHNGTIEQATDDELLFAFSLNVRAQMWTIQAVLPGMLAAGRGSIINMASVCSSMKGLPNRFVYGTTKAAVLGLTKSVAADYVARGIRCNAVCPGTVDTPSLGDRINANADPEAARKAFIARQPMGRLAQAEEIAPVVVFLASDESVFATGQAFTVDGGVTI; from the coding sequence ATGAGATTGCAGGGAAAGACCGCGCTGGTCACCGCCGCCGGCCAGGGCATCGGCTACGCCAGCGTGCTGGCCATGGCCGCCGAGGGCGCGCAGGTCTGGGCCACCGACGTCAACGAGAAGCTGCTCGAACGCTACGCGGGCGTGCCCAACGTCACCGCGCTCAAGCTCGACGTGCTCGACAAGGCCGCCATCGGCGCGGTGGTGGCGAAGCTGCCCGCGCTCGACGTCCTCTTCAACTGCGCGGGCGTGGTGCACAACGGCACCATCGAGCAGGCCACCGACGACGAGCTGCTCTTCGCCTTCAGCCTCAACGTGCGCGCCCAGATGTGGACCATCCAGGCCGTGCTGCCCGGCATGCTGGCGGCGGGGCGCGGCAGCATCATCAACATGGCGAGCGTGTGCTCCAGCATGAAGGGCCTGCCCAACCGCTTTGTCTACGGCACCACCAAGGCCGCGGTGCTGGGCCTCACCAAGAGCGTGGCGGCCGACTACGTGGCCCGGGGCATCCGCTGCAATGCCGTGTGCCCGGGCACGGTCGATACGCCCTCGCTCGGCGACCGCATCAACGCCAATGCCGACCCCGAAGCCGCGCGCAAGGCCTTCATCGCGCGCCAGCCCATGGGCCGGCTCGCGCAGGCCGAGGAAATCGCGCCGGTGGTGGTGTTCCTGGCCAGCGACGAATCGGTCTTCGCCACGGGCCAGGCCTTCACCGTCGACGGCGGCGTTACCATATGA
- a CDS encoding FadR/GntR family transcriptional regulator — MPIQPLEPQRLYRQIAEQLRELIGKGEFAVGARIPAERDLAKQLGVSRPSVREALIALEVEGWVEIRTGSGVYVLDRSHRTAPPVNGAAGAEWGPLEIIRARRLVEGETAATAAQYGKRKDVDAIRRAIQMMRELAARSEVPHEGDRAFHLAIVNACGNVVLTETVQGFLESRHGPIFARMIDYFETMDSWQAAIGEHEAILDAIAARDPAAAREAMHEHMDKFHQRFSASWRRAKTS, encoded by the coding sequence GTGCCGATCCAGCCCCTCGAACCCCAGCGCCTCTACCGCCAGATTGCCGAACAGTTGCGCGAGCTCATCGGCAAGGGCGAGTTCGCGGTGGGCGCGCGCATTCCGGCCGAGCGCGATCTGGCCAAGCAGCTGGGCGTGAGCCGACCCTCGGTGCGCGAGGCGCTGATTGCGCTGGAGGTGGAAGGCTGGGTCGAGATCCGCACCGGCTCGGGCGTGTACGTGCTCGACCGCTCGCACCGCACGGCGCCGCCCGTCAACGGAGCGGCTGGCGCCGAGTGGGGGCCGCTCGAAATCATCCGCGCGCGCCGCCTGGTCGAAGGCGAGACCGCCGCCACGGCGGCCCAGTACGGCAAGCGCAAGGACGTGGACGCCATACGCCGCGCCATCCAGATGATGCGAGAGCTGGCCGCGCGCAGCGAAGTACCGCACGAGGGCGATCGCGCCTTCCACCTGGCCATCGTCAATGCCTGCGGCAACGTGGTGCTGACCGAGACGGTGCAGGGCTTCCTGGAGTCGCGCCACGGGCCGATCTTTGCGCGGATGATCGATTACTTCGAGACCATGGACTCGTGGCAGGCCGCCATCGGCGAGCACGAAGCCATCCTCGACGCCATCGCAGCGCGCGACCCGGCCGCGGCGCGCGAGGCAATGCACGAGCACATGGACAAGTTCCACCAGAGATTCAGCGCGAGCTGGCGCCGCGCGAAGACCTCCTGA
- a CDS encoding UxaA family hydrolase — protein MTPYIRLHPADDVVIARSQLLGGTVVEGVAVRGLIPPGHKIAMRDIAQGEPVRRYNQIIGFASKPIAAGEHVHTQNLNMGPDKGDFERDYAFGADVKPAPAKREATFMGIKRADGRVATRNYIGVLTSVNCSATAARAIADHFSRKTNPQALAAFPNVDGIVALTHGTGCGMDTQGMGMQILERTLTGYATHPNFAGVLVVGLGCEANQINAWLATGHLAEGENFRTFNIQDTGGTRKTVEKGVALINEMLPRANAAKREPCSAAHITIGLQCGGSDGYSGISANPALGAAVDLLVAHGGTAILSETPEVYGAEHLLTRRAVKREVGQKLVDRIKWWEHYTAINEGEMNNNPSPGNKAGGLTTILEKSLGAVAKGGTSNLEAVYEYAEPVTAHGFVYMDTPGYDPVSATGQVAGGANLICFTTGRGSAYGCAPSPSLKLATNSALWQRQEEDMDINCGEIVDGTASIQEMGQRIFELVLATASGAQSKSEQHGYGQNEFVPWQVGAVM, from the coding sequence ATGACCCCCTACATCCGACTCCACCCCGCCGATGACGTCGTCATCGCGCGCTCGCAACTGCTCGGCGGCACCGTCGTCGAAGGCGTGGCCGTGCGCGGCCTGATTCCGCCGGGCCACAAGATCGCGATGCGCGACATCGCCCAGGGCGAGCCGGTGCGGCGCTACAACCAGATCATCGGTTTCGCGAGCAAGCCCATCGCCGCCGGCGAGCACGTGCATACGCAGAACCTGAACATGGGCCCGGACAAGGGAGACTTCGAACGCGACTACGCCTTCGGCGCCGACGTGAAGCCCGCCCCCGCGAAGCGCGAAGCCACCTTCATGGGCATCAAGCGCGCCGACGGCCGCGTGGCCACGCGCAACTACATCGGCGTGCTGACCAGCGTGAACTGCTCGGCCACGGCCGCGCGCGCCATTGCGGACCACTTCTCGCGCAAGACCAATCCGCAAGCACTCGCGGCATTTCCGAACGTGGACGGCATCGTCGCGCTCACGCACGGCACCGGCTGCGGCATGGACACGCAGGGTATGGGCATGCAGATCCTGGAGCGCACGCTCACAGGTTACGCCACGCACCCCAACTTTGCGGGCGTGCTGGTGGTCGGGCTCGGCTGCGAGGCCAACCAGATCAACGCCTGGCTCGCGACCGGCCACCTGGCCGAGGGCGAGAACTTTCGCACCTTCAACATCCAGGACACGGGCGGCACCCGCAAGACGGTCGAAAAGGGCGTGGCACTCATCAACGAGATGCTGCCGCGCGCCAACGCGGCGAAGCGCGAGCCGTGCAGCGCGGCGCACATCACCATCGGGCTGCAGTGCGGCGGCTCCGACGGCTACTCGGGCATCAGCGCCAACCCGGCGCTTGGCGCAGCGGTCGACCTGCTGGTGGCGCATGGCGGCACGGCCATCCTCAGCGAGACGCCCGAGGTGTACGGTGCCGAGCACCTGCTGACGCGCCGCGCGGTGAAGCGCGAAGTGGGCCAGAAGCTGGTGGACCGCATCAAGTGGTGGGAGCACTACACCGCCATCAATGAAGGCGAGATGAACAACAACCCCTCGCCGGGCAACAAGGCGGGCGGGCTCACGACCATTCTCGAGAAGTCACTGGGCGCGGTGGCCAAGGGCGGCACCAGCAACCTCGAGGCGGTGTACGAATACGCAGAGCCCGTCACCGCGCATGGCTTCGTCTACATGGACACGCCGGGCTACGACCCGGTGAGCGCCACGGGCCAGGTGGCCGGCGGCGCCAACCTGATCTGCTTCACGACCGGGCGCGGCTCGGCGTATGGCTGCGCGCCCTCCCCCTCGCTCAAGCTCGCGACCAACTCCGCGCTGTGGCAGCGGCAGGAAGAAGACATGGACATCAACTGCGGCGAGATCGTGGACGGCACGGCGTCGATCCAGGAGATGGGCCAGCGCATCTTCGAGCTGGTGCTGGCCACCGCTTCGGGCGCGCAGTCGAAGAGCGAGCAGCATGGCTACGGGCAGAACGAGTTCGTGCCGTGGCAGGTCGGCGCGGTGATGTGA
- a CDS encoding SMP-30/gluconolactonase/LRE family protein: MANLPFGFLEGTGFEHRDPRFKSCIPGPERVQRLWTGARWCEGPAWFAAHRTLVWSDIPNNRMLRYDEVNSTVGVFREPSNNTNGNTVDRQGRLVSCEHLTRRVTRTEHDGTITVLASQWQGKRLNSPNDVVVHSDGAVWFTDPSYGILSDYEGLKADSEIGACHVYRIDPASGEVERMADDFVKPNGLAFSPDESTLYIADTGASHAADGPRHIRRFSVGPYARRLDGGEVFAECTNGLFDGFRLDTEGRIWTSALDGVHAYHPDGTLLGKILIPERVANVCFGGPKLNRLFICATTSLYAITLNAKGV, from the coding sequence ATGGCCAACCTCCCCTTCGGCTTTCTCGAGGGCACCGGCTTCGAGCACCGAGACCCTCGCTTCAAGTCTTGCATTCCCGGCCCCGAACGCGTGCAGCGGCTGTGGACCGGCGCGCGCTGGTGCGAAGGCCCCGCCTGGTTTGCGGCGCACCGCACGCTGGTGTGGTCGGACATTCCGAACAACCGCATGCTGCGCTACGACGAGGTCAACAGCACGGTCGGCGTGTTCCGCGAGCCGTCGAACAACACGAACGGCAACACGGTCGACCGCCAGGGCCGGCTCGTGAGCTGCGAGCACCTCACGCGACGCGTGACGCGCACCGAGCATGACGGCACGATCACCGTGCTGGCCTCGCAATGGCAGGGCAAGCGGCTCAATTCGCCAAACGACGTGGTCGTGCATTCGGACGGGGCCGTGTGGTTCACCGACCCGAGCTACGGCATCCTCTCCGACTACGAAGGTCTGAAGGCAGACAGCGAGATCGGTGCCTGCCATGTCTATCGCATCGACCCGGCGAGCGGCGAGGTCGAACGCATGGCCGACGATTTCGTGAAGCCCAACGGCCTGGCGTTCTCGCCCGACGAATCGACGCTGTACATCGCCGACACGGGTGCGAGCCACGCGGCGGACGGGCCGCGGCACATCCGCCGCTTCAGTGTCGGCCCCTATGCCAGGAGACTTGACGGCGGCGAGGTATTCGCCGAGTGCACCAACGGACTGTTCGACGGCTTCCGGCTCGACACCGAAGGCCGCATCTGGACCAGCGCGCTCGACGGCGTGCACGCCTACCACCCCGACGGCACGCTGCTCGGCAAGATCCTGATCCCCGAGCGCGTGGCCAACGTCTGCTTCGGCGGGCCCAAGCTCAACCGCCTTTTCATCTGCGCGACCACGTCGCTCTATGCCATCACGCTGAACGCGAAGGGAGTCTGA
- a CDS encoding malate/lactate/ureidoglycolate dehydrogenase — protein sequence MSRTLEANGLQATVARILEAAGSSPAEAQQVAANLVLANLSGHDSHGVGMLPRYVDAVAEGGLKPNAAVRVNLDIGTLMGLDGQHGYGQIVGVQAMELGIARAKQHGSCIFTLSHAHHLGRIGHFAEMATAQGLVTMHFVNVLSRPVVAPWGGGDGRFGTNPCCIGIPLAGAEPFVLDYATSRVAQGKMRVAHNKGERVPDGYLIDENGAPTNDPGVVVVPQGNGLFGALMTFGEHKGYGMAVACELLGGALTGGGTWHRPADTARTVLNGMLTVLIDPARLGTQKSFDEEAREFVDWLRQSPPMQGFDEVQIAGEPERKARAARRKDGIWVDDATWGEIVAAGAKVGVAVA from the coding sequence ATGTCCAGAACACTGGAGGCCAACGGCCTGCAAGCCACCGTTGCCCGCATCCTCGAGGCCGCGGGCAGTTCGCCGGCCGAAGCGCAACAGGTGGCTGCCAACCTCGTGCTGGCGAACCTGAGCGGCCATGATTCGCACGGCGTGGGCATGTTGCCGCGCTACGTCGATGCAGTGGCCGAGGGCGGGCTGAAGCCGAATGCTGCCGTGCGCGTCAACCTCGACATCGGCACGCTGATGGGCCTGGACGGCCAGCACGGCTATGGGCAGATCGTCGGCGTGCAAGCGATGGAGCTCGGCATTGCGCGGGCGAAGCAGCACGGCAGCTGCATCTTCACGCTCTCGCACGCGCACCACCTGGGGCGCATCGGGCACTTCGCGGAAATGGCGACGGCCCAGGGGCTGGTGACCATGCACTTCGTCAACGTGCTGTCGCGCCCAGTGGTCGCGCCCTGGGGCGGCGGCGACGGGCGCTTTGGCACCAACCCGTGCTGCATCGGCATTCCACTGGCTGGCGCCGAACCCTTCGTGCTCGACTACGCAACCAGCCGCGTGGCACAGGGAAAGATGCGCGTGGCGCACAACAAGGGCGAGCGCGTGCCCGACGGCTACCTCATCGACGAGAACGGCGCGCCGACCAACGACCCGGGCGTGGTGGTGGTGCCGCAGGGCAACGGGCTCTTCGGCGCGCTCATGACTTTCGGTGAGCACAAGGGCTACGGGATGGCGGTGGCGTGCGAGCTGCTCGGCGGTGCGCTCACTGGCGGTGGCACGTGGCACCGGCCGGCGGACACGGCGCGCACGGTGTTGAACGGCATGCTGACTGTGCTGATCGACCCGGCGCGTCTGGGCACGCAGAAGTCCTTCGACGAAGAGGCGCGGGAGTTCGTCGACTGGCTGCGGCAGAGCCCGCCGATGCAAGGCTTCGACGAAGTGCAGATTGCCGGCGAACCGGAGCGCAAGGCGCGCGCGGCACGGCGCAAGGACGGGATCTGGGTGGACGACGCGACGTGGGGAGAAATCGTCGCGGCGGGAGCCAAGGTAGGCGTGGCCGTCGCGTAG
- a CDS encoding DMT family transporter: MPDDARDTRQPTLQTILLTAVAMLAFAANSLLCRLALQHKGIDAASFGSVRLVAGALMLGLIVRFRAQPSATSARVDWLAAVMLFGYVAFFSFAYLSLPAGTGALILFSAVQLTMFGVGLRSGGERFGALAWFGFVLAASGLVYLVSPGIAAPPLLGAVLMAIAGVAWGVYSLRGRGVADPLAATARNFTRAVPLALALSLVFAASARVDATGLVLAVASGALTSGLGYVVWYAALSRLSAMRAATVQLSVPLLAAFGGVLFLSEAITPRLAAASVAILGGIALVLSQKSRSARR; this comes from the coding sequence ATGCCCGATGACGCGCGCGACACCCGGCAGCCCACGCTGCAGACGATCCTCCTCACGGCGGTGGCCATGCTCGCGTTCGCGGCCAATTCGCTGCTGTGCCGGCTCGCGCTGCAGCACAAAGGCATTGATGCAGCGAGCTTCGGCAGCGTCAGGCTCGTGGCGGGAGCGCTCATGCTGGGGCTCATCGTGCGGTTCAGGGCGCAGCCGTCGGCCACGTCCGCCCGCGTCGACTGGCTGGCCGCCGTCATGCTGTTCGGCTATGTCGCGTTCTTTTCCTTCGCCTACCTCAGCCTGCCCGCAGGCACGGGCGCGCTGATCCTGTTCAGCGCGGTCCAGCTGACGATGTTCGGCGTGGGCTTGCGCTCCGGCGGCGAGCGCTTCGGGGCTCTCGCGTGGTTCGGCTTCGTCCTGGCGGCGAGCGGACTCGTCTACCTGGTGTCTCCTGGCATCGCCGCGCCGCCGCTTCTCGGCGCCGTGCTGATGGCGATCGCGGGTGTGGCGTGGGGCGTGTATTCCTTGCGTGGCCGTGGGGTGGCTGACCCGCTGGCCGCCACGGCACGCAACTTCACGCGGGCCGTACCGCTTGCCTTGGCGTTGAGCCTGGTGTTTGCTGCCAGCGCTCGCGTGGACGCGACCGGCCTTGTGCTTGCCGTGGCTTCCGGCGCGTTGACTTCGGGCCTCGGCTACGTGGTCTGGTATGCGGCGCTGAGCCGCCTTTCGGCCATGCGCGCGGCCACCGTGCAGCTGTCGGTGCCGCTGCTGGCCGCGTTCGGCGGCGTGCTGTTCCTGTCGGAGGCGATCACGCCGCGGCTGGCGGCTGCTTCGGTGGCAATTCTGGGAGGCATCGCGCTGGTGCTGAGCCAGAAGTCGCGAAGTGCCCGCCGATAG
- the slmA gene encoding nucleoid occlusion factor SlmA — MQNEETTSASGVETPADTLTPPARKRPKPGERRVQILQALAAMLEQPGAERVTTAALAARLEVSEAALYRHFASKAQMFEGLIDFIEQSVFTLVNQILEREGATGAQQAAKILTLLVQFAERNPGMTRVMVGDALVYENERLQQRMNQFFDKIEATLRQVLRGAAAADGSATPSVDAQVRAAALTAFVVGQLQRFARSGFRRAPSEHLEATIALIV; from the coding sequence ATGCAGAACGAAGAGACGACCAGTGCTTCCGGCGTAGAGACCCCCGCGGACACGCTCACTCCCCCGGCGCGCAAGCGCCCGAAGCCGGGTGAGCGGCGCGTGCAGATCCTGCAGGCGCTCGCCGCCATGCTCGAGCAGCCCGGTGCCGAGCGGGTCACCACCGCCGCGCTGGCCGCCCGGCTCGAAGTGAGCGAGGCCGCGCTTTATCGCCATTTCGCCAGCAAGGCCCAGATGTTCGAGGGCCTGATCGATTTCATCGAGCAGAGCGTCTTCACGCTGGTCAACCAGATCCTCGAGCGCGAGGGCGCCACCGGTGCCCAGCAGGCCGCCAAGATCCTCACGCTGCTGGTCCAGTTCGCCGAGCGCAACCCCGGCATGACCCGCGTCATGGTGGGCGACGCGCTGGTCTACGAAAACGAACGCCTGCAGCAGCGTATGAACCAGTTCTTCGACAAGATCGAAGCCACGCTGCGCCAGGTGCTGCGTGGGGCCGCCGCGGCCGACGGCTCGGCCACGCCCAGCGTCGACGCCCAGGTGCGCGCAGCGGCGCTCACGGCCTTCGTGGTGGGCCAGCTGCAGCGCTTTGCGCGCTCGGGTTTCCGCCGCGCGCCTTCCGAACACCTCGAAGCCACGATCGCCTTGATCGTTTGA
- the argB gene encoding acetylglutamate kinase, translating to MTDPVLNIPPRDKAEILAQALPYIRKFHGKTIVIKYGGNAMTDPALQADFAEDVVLLKLVGMNPVVVHGGGPQIEAALNRLGKKGSFIQGMRVTDAETMEVVEWVLAGEVQQDIVGLINQAGGKAVGLTGRDGGLIRAQKLKLADRADPNVHHDVGQVGDIVSIDPSVVKALQDDAFIPVVSPIGFGEDNESYNINADVVAGKLATVLKAEKLMLLTNTPGVLDKNGKLLTNLSAREIDDLFADGTISGGMLPKIEGALDAAKSGVNAVHIIDGRVPHAMLLEILTDQAYGTMIRAR from the coding sequence ATGACCGACCCCGTCCTCAACATCCCCCCGCGCGACAAGGCCGAGATCCTGGCCCAGGCGTTGCCGTACATCCGCAAGTTCCACGGCAAGACCATCGTCATCAAGTACGGCGGCAATGCCATGACCGATCCGGCGCTGCAGGCCGACTTTGCCGAAGACGTGGTGCTGCTCAAGCTGGTTGGCATGAACCCGGTGGTGGTGCACGGCGGCGGTCCGCAGATCGAGGCGGCGCTCAATCGCCTGGGCAAAAAGGGCAGTTTCATCCAGGGCATGCGCGTTACCGACGCCGAGACCATGGAGGTCGTCGAATGGGTGCTGGCCGGTGAGGTGCAGCAGGACATCGTGGGCCTGATCAACCAGGCCGGCGGCAAGGCGGTGGGCCTCACGGGGCGCGACGGCGGCCTGATCCGCGCGCAGAAGCTCAAGCTGGCCGACCGCGCCGATCCCAACGTGCACCATGACGTGGGCCAGGTCGGCGACATCGTCTCCATCGACCCCAGCGTGGTGAAGGCGCTGCAGGACGACGCCTTCATCCCCGTCGTAAGCCCCATCGGCTTCGGCGAGGACAACGAAAGCTACAACATCAACGCCGACGTCGTGGCTGGCAAGCTGGCCACCGTGCTCAAGGCCGAGAAGCTCATGCTCCTGACCAACACGCCCGGCGTGCTCGACAAGAACGGCAAGCTGCTCACCAACCTGAGCGCGCGAGAAATCGATGACCTGTTCGCCGACGGCACCATCTCAGGCGGCATGCTGCCCAAGATCGAAGGCGCGCTCGACGCGGCCAAGAGCGGCGTGAATGCGGTGCACATCATCGACGGCCGGGTGCCGCACGCGATGCTGCTGGAGATCCTGACCGACCAGGCCTACGGGACGATGATCCGCGCCCGCTGA